In the Pongo abelii isolate AG06213 chromosome 18, NHGRI_mPonAbe1-v2.0_pri, whole genome shotgun sequence genome, ACACACACTCTAGAAAAGGGAGATgggaccacacacacacacacacacacacactctctctctctctagaaaAGAGAGGCAGGACCTATGCACACACTCTAGAAAAGGGTGGTGGGGCCTACATGGTCCAGAACAGCACCAGGTATTGACTTTCAAAGAACAGAGGCCggaagcaggaaaggaagaaagcttCAGGTCTCTGCAGCCTTCAGTGGAGGGATGGACAGATGGGTAAATTCGTGCCCTCTTTGAAcccatttgcttttccacaaaaTGAAGAACACGTCTTGCAACAAGTCTATGAGTAAGATGCGtgttccaaacacacacacacagcgcaGTCGGTGCCTCCTCCCACACACCCCAAaggttcattttctttcctccctctgtttTATGAGCTTGTATCCCCAGGGCAGCTCACCTGAACCCTACACCCCAACCCTAGCAAGAGAAACCCCAGAATGTGCAAACCAAGGGCTTGTCTTTCATGAGCCTTCCCAGGACCCCCCCGCACACCCGCCCCGCGTCCCTCTGGCTCTCACCGGACAAGCCGACCATGCCCCAGCCTGTGGTCCAGCGGTTGTCCCTCTCAGTGAACTCCGGGGACTGGGATGGCAAGGTGACTGCCGCGAGAGTGTTTGTTGTTCTCACACTGGTGGCCAGCTTCAGCAGGGCGATGTCTGCCCCCAAGGAAGAAGACAGAGTAGTTGGGGTGGACGATGATCCGGCTGACGTTCAGCAGCCCCCGGCCCCCGTAGAGATACACGTCCCCGGCGTGGATCCGGTAGGTGGACGGGTCGGTGTCCTTCCTGGGGGAGAACGGACCTGGGCTGCTCAGGGGTTCTGGTCTGGGGCggccccactcccaccctccccTCGGTGGGGTCGCCGGCCCGGGACTCACCGGAAAATGCAGTGGGCGGCGGTCAGCACCCACTGGGGGTGGATGAGGGAGCCCCCGCAGATGTGCACCCAGGAGGCCCAGTGGTAGTTGTAGATCCTCAGGCTCACCTGCCACGGCCACTTCCCCTGGGGGGCGTTGTGGCCCCCCACGATGCCTACCAGGTCATTCTCAGGGACGGGCACTGGGAGCACCAGGAGGAGGTCAGGGAGCCCGGCCTCTGCCACCCGAGCCTCACCCCCCGCCTGCCCTCAGGCAGAAGCCGGGCCGTGCACGTGTCCCCTGGATCCTGGGGACGGGGTTGGCAGAGTCCCTGGGAAGGGAGGGTTGTGTGGGGTCGGGACTCACCTGGGCTCCCCGAGCTGCAGCTCCCCAGGGAGGAGACGGCCAGgaatagcagcagcagcatctgcaGGGAGAGGGCGTGGAGTGTGGGCTTGGGGCTCAGATCCGGGGTCAGGGGTGGAGGGCGTGGGGTGCAGGCTGGGGGCTCAGACCCGGGGTCAGGGGTGGAGGGCGTGGGGTACGGGCTGGGGACTCAGACCCGGGGTCAGGGGTGGAGGGCATGGGGTGCAGGCTGGGGGCTCAGACCCGGGGTCAGGGGTGGAGGGCGTGGGGTACGGGCTGGGGACTCAGACCCGGGGTCGGGGTGGAGGGCGTGGGGTGCGGGCTGGGGGCTCAGACCCGGGGTCAGGGGTGGAGGGCGTGGGGTGCGGGCTGGGGGCTCAGACCCGGGGTCAGGGGTGGAGGGCGTGGGGTGCGGGCTGGGGGCTCAGACCCGGGGTCGGGGTGGAGGGCGTGGGGTGCGGGCTGGGGGCTCAGACCCGGGGTCGGGGTGGAGGGCGTGGGGTGCGGGCTGGGGGCTCAGACCCGGGGTCGGGGTGGAGGGCGTGGGGTGCGGGCTGGGGGCTCAGACCCGGGGTCGGGGTGGAGGGCGTGGGGTGCGGGCTGGGGGCTCAGACCCGGGGTCGGGGTGGAGGGCGTGGAGTGTGGGCTTGGGGCTCAGATCCGGGGTCAGGGGTGGGGGCCGGGAGCCTCCCGCAGGCATCAGGGAGGGGACGGTGCCCTTACCGTGCCGGGACTCAGCAGCTCTCTCCCCTGGCCCCTCGGAGCCCCTTTATCGTCAGCCACAGGAGGAAGGCAGCAGGAGGGTGGGGCCCTGTGGTGGCCTCAGGTCCAGGAGGCGTCTCTTCACCCTCTCCTCCACTCtctctcccacccaccctccaaGTCTCCACCCACTCTGCAGCCTGGGCTGGCAGGACAGGGGTAAGAGGAGAGGGTGAGGGCAGAGAGCGGCCACGGCGGGGTTGGGACCCTCCAGCCTGCCTGTTCCTCCACGAGGACGTCACAGCATCACAGGGCTGGTTTGGAAGGCAGGGCCCTTGGAAAAAACTCAGATCTGGAGCTCAGGAAGGAGCCCGAGGCAGCGGCaagcctctgccttccaccatggggtCCCCAGGACAGTTTCCAGCAGTTCATGCGCTGCAGCACCCCATGAAGGTGACGGGTGGCCCCGTGCAGAGGTGCGGCTCCTCCCAGGACAGGGGCCACAGGCCCAGCAGATTGTCTGAGCGAGGTACCCACCATGATGGTGCCCACCACAACCGGCCAAGCCCACTCTGGTCAGGTGTCCTCTGGCCGGCTCAGCCTGGGGTCTGCATGTGGAGACACCTCCATGGTGGATGTGGTTGGGGTGAGGTCCTCCGTCCTCAGAGCGGCCTTCGGGACACAATTGagtcagggtctggctctgtcgcccaggctggagcgtagtggcatgatcacagctcactgcagcctccacttggctcaagagatcctcccacccagctctcccaagtagccgggaccacaggagCACTATGCCCCAGAGACAGGAGAGACACCCGTGCAGTGCTGACCAGAGGGGCCTAGGGGCAGAAATGCCGTCCTGGACGTGCCATGGCTGCACCCTGGGTCTCGGGCAAGAGCTTCGGAGGTGTGGTGGCGCCAAAGCTGTGATTCTCTCAGGGAGCAGGGGGCTTCGGGGACAGAGCCAGGACCGGCAACCTCAGAGGCCGCCAGAAAGGCAGTGAGGGAAGGGACGGAGAGGAGAGGtgtagggaggagggagggaggacccAGGAGGAGACTGGGACTCGGCTGTCCCGTGCCAGAGGATTCAGCGTGCCCACGTCCTGCAGCCTGGGCCGTCTGTCCCCAGCCTCGGTGAGAGCTGCTCATCCTCTGGGGCCCCTCCACCAAGAGGTCACAGGCACCCTGAGAAAGGCCTGGAGCTCCAGGCCCGTCCCTCCACCAGCGGGTGCTGGGACCCCAGCTGGAGCTAATGAAAGGGGGCTCGGGGGCTCACATCCTGCCCAGAGTGTAGGGAGCCTGACCCTCGTGCTCCCTGAGGCCGCATGGTCCctactcctccctccctctccagcctgggcccccACCTGCCCCCAAACTCTTCCTAACTTCTCCAGTCTTAAGCCTTAAGCCCCTTCCCCATCTCTGtgtgccccccacccccgccgcACACCTCGGGTTTCCCAAGTTGGAGGCACATGTAGTTGGGGTGGGGCAGTTGGCACTAAAAGCCAGAAGTTCCTCTGCCGGAGGTGAGGAGGTCAGTGGTGCCCCGGCCCCTCGCCTGTCAGGTGGATGGACAGACGATCCCATCTGATACTCACAGCCACCGCAGGGCGGCGGGGCCTGAGAATGTCAGGCACCGAGGGGGACCCTCCCGCTGAGGCCCAGGGGCAGAGGCAGCCACTCTCGGCACCCCCTGCCCTATCCATCTCAGGCAAGGCAGTCCTGCCCCAGCCTGGAGGCTGGCGGGGGAGCTGACGAGGCAGCCAACCACCCAGAGCTGGAGAGCGGGCGCCACAGTGTTTTCCCCGGCATTTCTTCCCTGTACTTTCTCAGCCGTTTCCCGGCATGCCCCTGATAACAGAAACCTGATCTGATGCGCAGTCTGGGGACATCCAGGTCCACCAGGGGTCAAGGGCCCTGTGGCCCCACGCAGGAAGCCTGGGCTGTGGGAAGAATCCAGAATCCTGGTGGGGCCAAGAGGGGATGCAGAGAGACCCCCGAGGAAGCTGTCCTCAGGCCCCTATTGTGGAGGAGACCCTGGGCGGGGGGTGGTCAGTGGATTCCGGGAGGGAGTGGATCCCTCGCTTCCGAGGGGCCCAGGGAGCAGGAGGGGCTCAGCAGGGTGGAGGAAGGGCCTCCCTGCGGCTCCAGGAAGCCCACGCAGTGGGGTGCTCCCATCTCCCCCAAAAGTGGGGGACGGAGAGTGTTGTTCCCAGATAAGTGGGAGTGGCCACAGCTCACCAGGCAGGGGCTTTGGGACCACAGGGCCTCGTGGTGCCCAGGCTGTGGCTGTGACGGGGCCACTGTGTCCCGTTCGGGGTCTTAGGGGCAGCCATGGGGACCCACGCCCACAGCGGCTCCTCTTCCTGGAGAGGAAGGGTGAGGGAGCAGCTGCtcaggggcagagctggggtcCCCCAAATTCCAGGGCAGCCAGCTCCACGGAGACCCCACAGTTCAGGGAGGCGCTGTCCTCAGGTGACCCCAAGACTCCAGGAGGTCCAAGGAGGAGACACGGCCGAGGGAGCAGGCTCAGGCTGCTGGCCCCGCAGTGTGGCTCCGTGTCTGAAGTGGGGTGCAGCGAGGCTGGGTTTGATGTCACAGATTTGGGGGAATGAGGGAAATGAACAAACAACTGTCCCAACCAGGGATGGGTGTTGGGGAGAGGACAGCTAGCTCATCCGTGGGCTGTGGGAACCCGGGCGGGGAGGCTGAGCTGCCCAGGGGCTGCCTCCAAGAAGCGGAGCCCTCCCAGAATGGGGCAGTAACCACACGCCCTCCCCACTGGCCCCCAACCCAGCCTGAAGGTGCAGTCACTCCAGGCTGGCCCTGAGCCCTCCAGAACCTTGAGATGTGTACCAGGAAGTCCCCACCATGGCCCAGGACACATGAGAGAATCAGAGATTCAGAAGCTGCTGTTCACACAGTTTAATAGCATGGCAGACCCAGGCAGGAGGCAAGGTCCCTGGGTGCGTCCTCCCTCACCCACATCCATGGGACACCAGCTTCTGAGCCTCCCCTGCCGCTGTGTCCTCACCCCCAGGTCAGGGAAGGACGGGGAACTTCAGGGGCCAGGTGGGGTGGGCAGGAACAGggcctggaggcaggaggaggagcgGAGGGGAGGCCCAGCGGGGATGGCAGGAGGGCAGGTCGGCTCCCCAGCTCTCAAAGCCTCCTCAACGCTTCAGCGAGACGTGCTGGCAGACCCAGGATGAATAGGTCATCACCCGGGTGTAGACACCAGGGTAGTCCCCATGCCTGGAGGCCACACCCCAGCTCAGCACGCCAACCTGGAGCCAGGTGTCCAGCCAGTAACAGAACGGGAGGTCCCAGCATCGCCCTGTGTGGGAAGGACAGTCAGGGGACAGCCCCATGGCAAAGCAGCTCCCACAGCCGACGCCGAGGACGGAGGGCTGGGGTCTCACCTGGCAGAAGCCCTGCCCCTTCTTCCCTGCACACAGCATGTCAGCCTTGATGATGGCGCCCTGGCCGTGGGCAGCGGGGCCTTTGTGATACATCCTCTCGCAAGCTCGGGTCCTCACGATGGGGACCTCGGCCTCTTgcaggtggggggctgggggcagcGGCGCTGTGGGGAGGGACTGGGTGAGTGAGCATGGCTGTTCCTGGTGGGTCCAGGCCCTCCATCCATCTGCCAGGGAGCCTGGGCTGGCAGCCCCTTTTGGGCTCATGTTCCCGCTCAGCAGAAACAACACACTCAAGCTCCAACGGAAGCTGGAAGGGAGTCGCAGGGCTGCAGTGCTGTAGAACGTGACCTTCCCAAAACTAAAGACCGGAGCTCcaacaaataagagaaaaatccATCTAGAAGAGAAGCAACAGCCACACTGAAGCCGTGGGTCACACTGAGAGCTGCGCCTTCTGTCCCAACCTGGGATGGGTGTCGGGGAGAGGACAGCTAGCTCATCCTTGGGCTTTGGGAACCGCGGCGCGGGGTGGAGGCTGAGCTGCTCAGGATTCTGGCTTTTGGAAGATCTCGCTACTTTATTACCAGTCAAGAAGAAAAGTTGCAACATTCTGGTCCTGGAGACAGCCGGGGAGGCCTCCTGGAAGGGAGCCTCAAacccagaccttttttttttttttttttttttttttttttttttttttttggcggcgGGGTCTcgttcttgcccaggctggagtgcagtggcatgatcatagctctctgtagccttgacctcctgggctcaagcaatcctcccacctcagcctacccagtCACTAGGAATACAGGCGCTccccaccacgccctgctaatttttttttttttttttcttagagacagggtcttgctatgttgctcaggctggtctggaactcctgagctcaagtgatcctcctgtctggacctcccaaagtgctgggattatgagcgtGAACCAGCGCACCTGGCTGCCAGACCTCTTTCAGAGAATAAGCCAGAACTAGCTCTGGCGGGGTCTTGTGATTCTGGGGAGCAGCGAGGTGCAGTGGCCTGTCTTTGACAACCGCCATAAAGAGGGTTTTTGGGAAGAGAAACCACATCATGAAATTCTCATCATCGTACGTAAGTCCCAGAGGAAAACACTCAGAGCCCCGGCTCTTCAGGGGGACTGAGGGGCCGAGTCCAGCATACGAATCCCCCGCGGTTACCAAGGTTGGAACCACGAGTGGCCAATGACACAGGCCAGGTCAGCAACAGCAGGCCCGGGAGCCAGGGCTGAGGGGAGTCTCTCTGAGAAGCACGGCGTGGCTCCGTGACCCTGGGCAcgcccttccccccaccccccagcctcagtttccccacatcAACGCGAGGCATGTGGACAAAGGGAG is a window encoding:
- the LOC100454376 gene encoding LOW QUALITY PROTEIN: putative serine protease 29 (The sequence of the model RefSeq protein was modified relative to this genomic sequence to represent the inferred CDS: deleted 1 base in 1 codon) — its product is MRPQGARGPYPTPSTPDPGSEPPACTPRPPPLTPDLSPKPTLHALSLQMLLLLFLAVSSLGSCSSGSPVPVPENDLVGIVGGHNAPQGKWPWQVSLRIYNYHWASWVHICGGSLIHPQWVLTAAHCIFRKDTDPSTYRIHAGDVYLYGGRGLLNVSRIIVHPNYLSSSLGADIALLKLATSVRTTNTLAAVTLPSQSPEFTERDNRWTTGWGMVGLSDMLPPPYHLQQVKVPTLSNADCEQQIHDAFPGAGDRKFIQDDMICAGRTGRRTWKGDSGGPLVCKKKGTWLQAGVVSWGFYSDRPSIGVYTRVQTYVPWILQQMHL
- the LOC112129422 gene encoding uncharacterized protein LOC112129422 isoform X3, with amino-acid sequence MKGARRRPEAEGRGYRDRDGEGQVSLESSQHHTNPRPALPPTLQMLWLLFLTLPRLGVSVPVFPAPLPPAPHLQEAEVPIVRTRACERMYHKGPAAHGQGAIIKADMLCAGKKGQGFCQGDAGTSRSVTGWTPGSRLAC